A window of the Ascaphus truei isolate aAscTru1 unplaced genomic scaffold, aAscTru1.hap1 HAP1_SCAFFOLD_1891, whole genome shotgun sequence genome harbors these coding sequences:
- the REM1 gene encoding GTP-binding protein REM 1 isoform X3, whose translation MSASRSPLRRRASTPLPCTHQSRPRAFPPPLGMPSTPTLGARGSGSSDSGGSDEVCEAPFRVVLLGDSGVGKSSLVGIFTREQERGAAEQQQEVYECTLTVDGEDTTLLVMEMWGFEAQKRDCSMQVGNAYIIVYSITDRASFESASELHIKLRHTRQDENIPIILVGNKTDLVRCREVSVEEGRACAVVCDCKFIETSAVLQHNVRELFEGTVRQIRLRGEGADTRPSCRARNQRKESLSKRARRFLDRLVTRNSKAALRAHSHSCHDLSVL comes from the exons ATGAGTGCCAGCCGTTCCCCCCTGCGGAGGAGAGCCAGCACCCCCCTGCCCTGCACCCACCAGAGCCGCCCGCGAGCATTCCCCCCACCTCTGGGGATGCCCTCCACGCCCACACTCGGGGCCCGCGGCAGCGGTTCCTCTGACTCGGGGGGCTCGGACGAGGTATGCGAGGCTCCGTTTAGAGTCGTTCTGCTCGGCGATTCTGGGGTCGGGAAGTCCAGTCTGGTCGGTATCTTCAcaagagagcaggagagaggagCAGCGGAACAGCAgcaag AGGTCTATGAGTGCACACTGACCGTGGATGGAGAAGACACCACTCTGCTGGTGATGGAAATGTGGGGATTTGAGGCACAG AAGCGTGACTGTTCCATGCAAGTGGGGAACGCATACATCATTGTGTACTCCATAACGGATCGGGCCAGCTTTGAGAGTGCCTCGGAACTGCACATTAAGCTGAGACACACCCGACAGGACGAAAATATTCCCATCATCCTTGTGGGGAACAAGACGGACCTCGTACGCTGCAGGGAGGTGTCTGTGGAAG AGGGACGCGCCTGCGCCGTGGTGTGTGACTGTAAATTCATCGAGACGTCCGCCGTCCTGCAGCACAACGTGCGCGAGCTGTTCGAGGGGACCGTGCGTCAGATCCGCCTGCGCGGGGAGGGCGCGGACACACGCCCGAGCTGCAGAGCGCGGAACCAGCGCAAGGAGAGTCTGAGCAAGCGAGCGCGGAGGTTCCTGGACCGGCTTGTAACCCGCAACAGCAAAGCAGCGCTGAGGGCGCACTCACACTCCTGTCACGACCTGTCTGTGCTCTGA